A single Campylobacter ureolyticus ACS-301-V-Sch3b DNA region contains:
- a CDS encoding phage protease, with protein sequence MNILSLNYKNGELIKVSPIGEIEGADGRTFKIDAKKIIENIKKSGVDIVLDENHSFAGAVGWFDKDSFEAKDDGIYAKLELNKRGMELVKDKIYRYLSPVYDLSGRDVLSIESVGLVNKPNVLNNALNSKGDKVEKEKNSELDALNEKVKKLEETITSLNKELEGFKKDDDKANESDKANESQKVNESGKVDEDSKELNSRVLKIENILKDFKKIKNESDKNKEVNSRLESMENTLKNISSFFGKKNLETNSKSDLSDDEKKVALMLGLSFDEYKGAK encoded by the coding sequence TTGAACATCTTAAGCCTTAACTACAAAAATGGCGAACTTATAAAAGTTAGTCCTATTGGAGAGATTGAGGGAGCTGATGGAAGGACATTTAAAATCGATGCCAAAAAAATAATAGAAAATATCAAAAAAAGTGGTGTTGATATTGTTTTAGATGAAAACCATAGTTTCGCAGGTGCGGTTGGCTGGTTTGATAAGGATAGTTTTGAAGCAAAAGATGATGGAATTTATGCAAAACTTGAACTTAATAAAAGAGGAATGGAGTTAGTTAAAGACAAAATTTACAGATATTTAAGCCCTGTTTATGATCTAAGTGGCAGGGATGTTTTATCGATTGAAAGTGTGGGACTTGTTAATAAGCCAAATGTATTAAATAACGCATTAAACAGCAAAGGAGACAAAGTGGAAAAAGAAAAAAATAGTGAGCTTGATGCTCTTAATGAAAAAGTTAAAAAACTTGAAGAAACAATCACATCTTTAAACAAAGAACTTGAGGGTTTTAAAAAAGATGACGATAAGGCTAATGAAAGTGATAAGGCTAACGAAAGCCAAAAGGTTAATGAAAGTGGTAAGGTTGATGAGGACTCAAAAGAGTTAAACTCAAGAGTTTTAAAAATCGAAAACATTCTTAAAGATTTTAAAAAAATAAAAAATGAAAGTGATAAAAACAAAGAGGTAAACTCAAGGCTTGAAAGCATGGAAAATACCTTAAAAAATATAAGTTCGTTTTTTGGTAAGAAAAACTTAGAAACAAACTCAAAGTCTGATTTAAGTGATGATGAAAAAAAGGTCGCTTTAATGCTTGGACTTAGTTTTGATGAATACAAAGGAGCAAAATAA
- a CDS encoding DUF1804 family protein, whose product MNNEKLRNMYIKGFSISDIATTFGITRQTVYNKKADDLKNGIDWDALALNSSRNKASLSENEFILTLINSYELAFNKIKELSPKDQLEILKEYTNTYYKLKAPLKVDDKAKILESISKAIEIIADIAKKENNEVVMNFLASNADEILARTLKQ is encoded by the coding sequence TTGAATAATGAAAAATTAAGAAATATGTATATCAAAGGTTTTAGCATTTCTGATATCGCTACAACCTTTGGTATAACAAGACAAACTGTGTATAATAAAAAAGCTGATGATTTAAAAAACGGAATTGATTGGGACGCACTGGCATTAAACTCAAGTAGGAACAAAGCAAGTTTAAGTGAAAATGAGTTTATTTTAACCCTAATAAATAGCTATGAGTTAGCTTTTAATAAGATAAAAGAACTAAGCCCAAAAGACCAACTTGAAATTTTAAAAGAATATACAAATACCTACTACAAACTAAAAGCCCCTTTAAAAGTAGATGATAAAGCCAAGATTTTAGAAAGTATAAGCAAAGCAATTGAGATCATTGCTGATATTGCCAAAAAAGAAAACAATGAAGTTGTGATGAACTTTTTAGCCTCAAATGCTGATGAAATTTTAGCTAGGACATTAAAACAATGA
- the terL gene encoding phage terminase large subunit, translated as MNEVESLRAKLKNLYKITDPLQKNRIKKATSSFKNMVEIYFNHHVKFPETSKFRNFIYDNHKELMSKNRHIMFKAYRGAAKTTLISRFFVLYEMAVLNKKRNTVIVSSTIDLSKKTLEFIKDELENNTLFINDFGICKGAKWTDEEIVFYANKKAFKISVYGSGKKIRGENWRGFRPDLIICDDLENDENVKTKSQRDKLYDWFEKAIMKLPARDNESYNLITIGTTLHYDCLLNRLEKRADFKSFTFPLVLEFPLNLEEFDLNEFILDDSSLNKTKFMLEYKASKGAFLSEYQQLPLSSEELSFSSYQTFDEMPLCDAYYIGIDPSLGKSKGDYFSVAILGFLGGKFYAKVKMTKLRPELMAERIISEAAAILRLNRPLKIAIETVAFQEFFKDYLEKRASELGIYLPIISLKNSVAKELRIDSLTPPINNGVILIDKSSTTFIDELDTYPKSAHDDGLDSLEFAWRIARTPNFDYEKANKFMRIKREKKNFLRKIFG; from the coding sequence ATGAATGAAGTTGAGAGCTTAAGAGCTAAGCTAAAAAACCTTTATAAAATAACAGATCCTTTGCAAAAAAACCGTATTAAAAAAGCTACTAGCTCTTTTAAAAATATGGTTGAAATATATTTTAATCATCATGTAAAATTCCCTGAAACTTCTAAATTTAGAAACTTTATCTATGACAATCATAAAGAACTAATGAGTAAAAACAGGCATATTATGTTTAAAGCTTATAGGGGTGCAGCTAAAACAACCTTAATAAGCCGTTTTTTTGTGCTTTATGAAATGGCTGTTTTAAATAAAAAAAGAAACACAGTAATTGTCTCATCTACCATAGACCTATCTAAAAAGACACTAGAGTTTATTAAAGACGAACTAGAAAATAACACATTGTTTATAAATGACTTTGGCATTTGTAAAGGTGCTAAATGGACTGATGAGGAGATAGTATTTTATGCAAATAAAAAAGCTTTTAAAATAAGTGTTTATGGCTCAGGTAAAAAGATAAGAGGTGAGAACTGGCGTGGGTTTAGACCAGATTTAATAATTTGCGATGATTTAGAAAACGATGAAAATGTTAAAACCAAAAGTCAAAGAGATAAGCTTTATGACTGGTTTGAAAAAGCCATTATGAAACTTCCTGCAAGAGATAATGAAAGCTATAACTTAATAACAATTGGCACAACACTTCATTATGATTGTTTATTAAACAGGCTTGAAAAAAGAGCTGATTTTAAAAGCTTTACTTTTCCTTTGGTGCTAGAGTTTCCGCTTAATTTAGAGGAATTTGACCTTAATGAGTTTATTTTAGATGATAGTTCGTTAAATAAAACTAAATTTATGCTTGAGTATAAAGCCAGCAAGGGTGCATTTTTAAGCGAGTATCAACAACTTCCTTTAAGTAGTGAAGAACTTAGCTTTTCATCATATCAAACATTTGATGAGATGCCACTATGTGATGCTTACTACATAGGAATTGATCCAAGCCTTGGCAAATCAAAAGGGGATTATTTTAGTGTTGCAATTTTGGGCTTTTTAGGAGGTAAATTTTATGCAAAAGTTAAGATGACAAAGCTTCGTCCCGAGCTTATGGCTGAGCGAATTATAAGTGAAGCTGCTGCTATTTTAAGACTAAATCGCCCTTTAAAAATAGCCATTGAAACTGTAGCTTTTCAAGAGTTTTTTAAGGATTATTTAGAAAAAAGAGCAAGTGAACTTGGGATTTACTTGCCTATAATTTCTCTTAAAAACAGCGTGGCAAAAGAACTAAGAATCGATAGCCTAACACCACCAATTAATAATGGCGTGATTTTAATTGATAAATCTAGCACCACTTTTATAGATGAGCTTGATACTTATCCAAAATCAGCTCACGATGATGGGCTTGATAGCTTAGAGTTTGCATGGAGGATAGCAAGAACTCCAAATTTTGATTATGAAAAGGCTAATAAATTTATGAGAATAAAAAGAGAAAAAAAGAATTTTTTAAGAAAGATATTTGGATAG
- a CDS encoding DUF935 family protein, with protein sequence MKEFLKPKREFIKTDMSYYTELTASRVRAALLTKNQQELFPLFNLLIDKDTSLGSECEKRLNSTLNKFFTHNLGESEDENIEEIIKASIEARITGFSLMELFLGDDGVLKVKTVGREFIEFRDNLPTLKIGKNRFVAKEPFFISITSNPAMLKTLWIAYAKQYVLSLYLKFAEFLGVPPLIGGANSSDEKTLKDMSEAFESLRSGSYAIFGVNDTIKILEGRGSQEDFMEFIRYCDAEIAKCINGSVLSSNTATTGSYAQGKIHENNRFEIIDADIKFATREVKKFYQRFGKKVDLNIQFEKDKNLLQRAQTLQILSSLGYEMDIDDMAKEFDLPLPKDKIKKSLNYKMPLKPLDKFDSFMSSSNFKKPLNDIQSRIKESLNTLLKECETYEDAFDKLYEIYDDVDIDILETVMQNALENTEILGLDDD encoded by the coding sequence ATGAAAGAGTTTTTAAAACCAAAAAGAGAATTTATAAAAACAGATATGAGCTATTATACTGAATTAACGGCTAGTAGAGTAAGAGCTGCACTACTAACCAAAAATCAACAAGAGCTATTTCCTCTTTTTAATCTCTTAATTGATAAAGATACAAGCTTAGGCAGTGAGTGCGAAAAAAGGCTTAACTCAACTTTGAATAAATTCTTTACTCATAACCTAGGCGAGAGTGAAGATGAAAACATAGAAGAGATTATAAAAGCTAGTATTGAAGCTAGAATTACAGGTTTTTCACTAATGGAGCTATTTTTAGGAGATGACGGGGTTTTAAAGGTTAAAACTGTTGGAAGGGAGTTTATTGAGTTTAGAGATAATTTGCCAACTTTGAAAATAGGCAAAAATCGCTTTGTTGCCAAAGAGCCATTTTTTATAAGCATTACTTCAAATCCTGCTATGTTAAAAACTCTTTGGATAGCTTATGCCAAACAATATGTTTTAAGCCTTTATCTTAAATTTGCTGAGTTTTTAGGCGTTCCGCCGTTAATTGGTGGGGCTAATAGTAGCGATGAAAAAACGCTTAAAGATATGAGTGAAGCATTTGAAAGCCTAAGAAGTGGAAGTTATGCGATATTTGGCGTAAATGATACGATCAAAATCCTTGAAGGGCGTGGAAGCCAAGAAGACTTTATGGAGTTTATCCGTTACTGTGATGCTGAGATAGCAAAGTGTATAAATGGATCAGTTCTTAGCTCAAACACAGCAACTACTGGAAGTTACGCACAAGGTAAAATCCACGAAAATAACCGCTTTGAGATAATTGATGCTGATATTAAATTTGCCACGCGTGAGGTTAAGAAATTTTACCAAAGATTTGGTAAAAAAGTTGATTTAAATATCCAGTTTGAAAAAGATAAAAACCTACTTCAAAGGGCTCAAACCTTGCAAATTTTAAGCTCGCTTGGTTATGAGATGGATATAGATGATATGGCAAAAGAGTTTGATTTACCACTTCCAAAAGATAAAATCAAAAAAAGTTTAAATTATAAAATGCCATTAAAACCACTTGATAAATTTGATAGTTTTATGTCTAGTTCAAACTTTAAAAAGCCTTTAAATGATATACAATCACGCATTAAAGAGAGTTTAAACACTTTATTAAAGGAGTGTGAGACTTATGAGGATGCTTTTGATAAATTATATGAAATTTA